In Chloroflexota bacterium, the DNA window TTCGATGTTGTCCGTGATGCGCTTGATTCCGATGCCGCCTGGCAAAATCGCGAGCGGGCAAGTCAATTTTCAAGGACGCGATTTGCTCAAGGTGGACGACGAAGAAATTCGCTCGGTCCGCGGCAACAAAATCGCGATGGTCTTTCAAGACCCGATGACCTCGCTCAACCCGGTGCTGACGATTGGCACGCAGATCAGCGAGGCGCTCGAATTGCACATGGGCATGACCAAAGAACAAGCGCGCAAACGCTCGGTTGAATTGTTGGAGATGGTGGGCATCCCCGAAGCCAAAAATCGGCTCGACGATTACCCGCACCAATTCTCCGGCGGTATGCGCCAACGCGTGATGATCGCGATGGCATTGTCCTGCTCGCCGCAATTGCTCATCGCCGACGAACCGACGACCGCGCTGGATGTGACGATTCAGGCGCAAATCATTGATATCGTCAAACGCTTGAAACGTGAACTCGGCATGGCGATCATTTGGATCACGCACGACCTGGGTGTCATCGCCGGTCTCGCCGACCGCATTAACGTGATGTACGCCGGGTACGTTATCGAGAGCGCGCCGGTGAAAGAAATTTTCGGCGACCCGTTGCATCCGTACACGCTCGGCTTGCTTGGCTCGATTCCGCGCTTGGATGAAAAACGCAAATCGAAGCTCACACCGATTGAAGGTTTGCCACCCGATTTGATCGCGATGCCCAAGGGGTGTCCGTTCTACGATCGGTGTCGCTATCGCACCGAGAAATGCGCGAACGAAAATCCGGTGTTGGAACCGGCGGCGGTCCGACACTTTGTCGCGTGCTGGCATTGGCAAGATGTGCGCAAGTCCCGCGGCGCGCAAGCATAAGAAAGAATCGAGATCAGGAGAACAAAATGGCAACCAATGGCAACACCGCCCTCGTCCAAGTGCGGGGCTTGAAAAAGTATTTTCCGATCACCCAGGGCATCATCATCCAGCGCAAAGTCGCAGATGTGAAAGCGGTGGACGGTTTGGATTTCGATATTCACAAAGGCGAGACGCTCGGCTTGGTGGGCGAGTCGGGGTGCGGCAAGTCCACGACGGGGCGCACGATTCTGCAATTGTATCGTCCGACCGAGGGGAGCGTCGTCTTTCAGGGCAAAGACCTGGCGCAGTTGAAAGGCGAAGACCTGCGTAAGATGCGGCGCAACATGCAGATGATTTTCCAGGACCCGTACGCATCGTTGAATCCGCGCATGACGGTCGGCGACATTATTGGCGAGCCGCTTGAAGTGCACAACATCGCCAAAGGCAAGGACAAGAAAGCGCGTGTCGAAGATTTGCTCAAGGTCGTCGGGTTGAATCCGTACTTTGTGAATCGCTATCCGCATGAATTTTCCGGCGGTCAGCGCCAGCGCATCGGCATTGCGCGCGCGCTCGCCGTGCAACCGGATTTCATCGTATGCGATGAACCGATCAGCGCGCTCGATGTTTCGATTCAGGCGCAAATCATCAACCTGTTGGAAGAACTGCAACAACAATTCAATCTAACCTACTTGTTCATCGCGCACGACTTGTCGGTGGTGCGGCACATTTCGGATCGCATTGCGGTGATGTATCTCGGCAAGATCGTCGAACTGACAGATCGCGACGCGTTGTACAAAGATCCCAAGCATCCGTACACGAAAGCGTTGCTCTCCGCCGTGCCGATTCCGGATCCAGTTGTGGAAGAGAAACGCGAGCGCGTGATCTTGACCGGCGATGTGCCTAGCCCGGTGAAACCGCCGAGCGGCTGTCGCTTCCACACGCGTTGTCCGATCGCGATTGAGAAATGCAAGAGCGTGGATCCCGAATGGCGCGATGCGGGTAGCGATCACTGGGTCGCGTGTCACCTGGCATAGCCAGGACTCGCGAAATCTTTCATCGCGATGAACGGGAGCGTTCGATGGTTGTGCGAACGGCAGAGACCACAGCTGAAAAGTTGATCAGTGGCGTAGACCTCTTGGAGATGGGCAACATCGGTCGCTGTGAACTCGTCGCGGGGAGAATCGTGATGCGGAGTCCAACCGGAGATCAACATGGAAGCGTCGAAGGAAATTTCTACGATGTGTTGCGGTCGTTTGTGCGTCCCCAGCGGTTGGGTGTAGTCCGCGTTGGCGAAGTGGGCATCTACACGCGACGCAATCCCGATACGATTCGCGCGGCGGATGTTCTGTACATTTCCTACGACCGGTACACCCAACGAACCGCGCGTGCGTTCCTCGATGTCGCGCCCGAGTTGATCGTCGAAGTCATGTCGCCGGATGATCGGTGGACGGACATGAATCGGAAACTGCAAGAGTACTTTGCCATCGGCGTCAAACTGGTCTGGGTAGCGGAACCCGATTCGCGCACGGTGTATGCTTATCGTTCGATCACCGACGTGCGTGAGTTTACCGAACGCGATACGCTGCCGGGCGATGACGTGCTCGTCGGTTTCAGTATCCCGGTCGCCGCGCCCTTCGCGGAGTAAGATTCGAGTAGATCGAAACAAGTAGTGCACATTGTCGAGGGCGACGCATTGCGTCGCCTTTGTTAATTGCATCCAAGACAAGGTTATGCTTTCTCCAAAAATCTTTCGACCTGATTCTATCTACAAGTGGCGTGTGGTAAGTTTTCCAATCAACCTGTTTAGGAACTTGATCCTGTGGTGCGGACGGCTCGTCCGCACGGGCGGGCAATCTGCCCGCCCCACAGAGCGCGTGACATACAGCTTGATCGTCGCGTTCATCCTCGCGTCACTCGTCGCCTGTGTCGCGCCCACGCCCACCCTAATCGTGCCGACGGTCGTTCCCAAAGCGACGAACACGGTCGCTGCACCGACGAGCACACCTACCCCAACTGAAACTCCCGCCCCAACCTCCACGCCGATCCCGGTGACATTTGTTTTCGGT includes these proteins:
- a CDS encoding Uma2 family endonuclease, with the translated sequence MVVRTAETTAEKLISGVDLLEMGNIGRCELVAGRIVMRSPTGDQHGSVEGNFYDVLRSFVRPQRLGVVRVGEVGIYTRRNPDTIRAADVLYISYDRYTQRTARAFLDVAPELIVEVMSPDDRWTDMNRKLQEYFAIGVKLVWVAEPDSRTVYAYRSITDVREFTERDTLPGDDVLVGFSIPVAAPFAE
- a CDS encoding ABC transporter ATP-binding protein, which encodes MGTLLEVKDLRTEFHTQDGVVHAVNGVSFAVDEGETLGLVGESGCGKSVSMLSVMRLIPMPPGKIASGQVNFQGRDLLKVDDEEIRSVRGNKIAMVFQDPMTSLNPVLTIGTQISEALELHMGMTKEQARKRSVELLEMVGIPEAKNRLDDYPHQFSGGMRQRVMIAMALSCSPQLLIADEPTTALDVTIQAQIIDIVKRLKRELGMAIIWITHDLGVIAGLADRINVMYAGYVIESAPVKEIFGDPLHPYTLGLLGSIPRLDEKRKSKLTPIEGLPPDLIAMPKGCPFYDRCRYRTEKCANENPVLEPAAVRHFVACWHWQDVRKSRGAQA
- a CDS encoding dipeptide ABC transporter ATP-binding protein, whose product is MATNGNTALVQVRGLKKYFPITQGIIIQRKVADVKAVDGLDFDIHKGETLGLVGESGCGKSTTGRTILQLYRPTEGSVVFQGKDLAQLKGEDLRKMRRNMQMIFQDPYASLNPRMTVGDIIGEPLEVHNIAKGKDKKARVEDLLKVVGLNPYFVNRYPHEFSGGQRQRIGIARALAVQPDFIVCDEPISALDVSIQAQIINLLEELQQQFNLTYLFIAHDLSVVRHISDRIAVMYLGKIVELTDRDALYKDPKHPYTKALLSAVPIPDPVVEEKRERVILTGDVPSPVKPPSGCRFHTRCPIAIEKCKSVDPEWRDAGSDHWVACHLA